GTCACCGGATCGGGCAAGACCGAGGTCTATCTGGAGGCGGTCGCCGAATGCCTGGCGCAGGGGCGTCAGGCGCTGGTGCTGCTGCCCGAGATCGCGCTGTCGGCCGAGTTTCTGGACCGCGTCGAGGCGCGCTTCGGCGCGCGGCCCGGCGAATGGCACAGCGGCATCACCCGCACCGAACGGCGGCGCCTGTGGCACATGGCCGGGCGGGGGCAGGTGGGGCTGGTCGTCGGCGCCCGGTCTGCGCTGTTCCTGCCCTTCCGCGATCTGGGCCTGATCGTCGTCGATGAGGAACATGACGGCAGCTACAAGCAGGAGGATGTCGTCTATTATTCAGCCCGCGACATGGCGGTGCTGCGCGCGTCCATCGCGCGGGCGCAGGTGGTGCTGGCCTCGGCCACGCCCTCCCTGGAAAGCTGGGCCAATGCGGCCTCGGGCAAGTATGCGCGGCTGGACCTGCGCTCGCGCTATGGCGAGGCCGAACTGCCGCAGATGGCCGCCATCGACCTGCGGGCCGAGGCCATGGAGCCGGGGCGCTGGATCTCTCCGACCCTGGCGGCTGCGGTGACCGCCCGACTGGAGAAGGGCGAGCAGTCGCTGATCTTCCTCAACCGCCGCGGCTTCGCGCCGGTCACGGTCTGCCGGGCCTGCGGCGAGCAGATCGGCTGTCATCAATGCGACGCCCGCATGGTCGAGCACCGCTTCCAGAACCGTCTGGTCTGCCATCAATGCGGCGAGACGCGGCCCATTCCGCTGGCCTGCCCCTCCTGCGGGGTCGAGGGCAAGCTGGCCCCCATCGGCCCCGGCGTCGAGCGCATCGCCGAAGAGGTTGCTGCCCGCTTTCCTGACGCCAAGGCCACCGTGCTGTCCTCGGACCTGTTCCATTCGGCCCGCGCGCTGAAGGAGACGATCGCCGAGATTTCCGAGGGCGATACCGACATCATCATCGGCACGCAGATCGTGGCCAAGGGGCACAACTTCCCGCGCCTGACGCTGGTGGGCGTGGTCGATGCCGATCTGGGCCTGCAGGGCGCCGACCTGCGCGCGGCCGAGCGCAGCTTCCAGCTGATGCGGCAGGTGGCGGGGCGGGCGGGACGCATCTCGGGCGCCGCGCCGGGCGTGGCGCTGCTGCAGACGCACCAGCCCGACCATGCGGTGATCCGCGCGATCCTGTCGGGGCAGGACGAGGCCTTCTGGGATGCCGAGGCCGCGGGGCGGCAGGCGGCGGGCATGCCGCCCTATGGACGGCTGGCGGGGATCATCCTGTCCCATCCCGACCTGGACGTAGTCAGCGATTTCGCCCGCCATCTGGCCGGGCTGGCCGCGCCCCTGGCCGAGGTGGGGGCCGAGCTGTGGGGGCCCGCCCCCGCCCCCATCGCCCGGGTGCGCGGGCGGCACCGGATGCGGATGCTGATCCGCGCGCCGCGGCAGGCGCCGTTGCAGGCGGCGATCTCGGACTGGCTGGCGGGGGTGCGCCTGCCCACCAACCTGCGGCTGTCGGTCGACATCGATCCGCAGAGTTTCCTGTAAGAGGCAGGCAGGGGGCATCCTGCCCCCTGACCCCCGGGGGATATTTCAGCCAAGATGAAAGGGGTCAGTTCTTCAGGACGATGCAGCGGCCTCCGAG
Above is a window of Paracoccus liaowanqingii DNA encoding:
- a CDS encoding primosomal protein N'; protein product: MSHAPVFFPPGARIAVLTCEPVGVLDYLAPEDGVRQGQLVLVPLGPRRVLGLVWAEGTGDFDLAKLRAVGRVLDAEPFSPGFLDFLTRAAEYTLTPLPLMLRMATRAPDIDQPPAARRIIVPGSGVIPRVTEARTRVMAVMAEHGGASFAASELAQLAGVGTSVVKGLVGTGTLAEIEAPRDLPYPALDPGRPGKALDGDQQAASDRLRGAVRGGAYGTTLLRGVTGSGKTEVYLEAVAECLAQGRQALVLLPEIALSAEFLDRVEARFGARPGEWHSGITRTERRRLWHMAGRGQVGLVVGARSALFLPFRDLGLIVVDEEHDGSYKQEDVVYYSARDMAVLRASIARAQVVLASATPSLESWANAASGKYARLDLRSRYGEAELPQMAAIDLRAEAMEPGRWISPTLAAAVTARLEKGEQSLIFLNRRGFAPVTVCRACGEQIGCHQCDARMVEHRFQNRLVCHQCGETRPIPLACPSCGVEGKLAPIGPGVERIAEEVAARFPDAKATVLSSDLFHSARALKETIAEISEGDTDIIIGTQIVAKGHNFPRLTLVGVVDADLGLQGADLRAAERSFQLMRQVAGRAGRISGAAPGVALLQTHQPDHAVIRAILSGQDEAFWDAEAAGRQAAGMPPYGRLAGIILSHPDLDVVSDFARHLAGLAAPLAEVGAELWGPAPAPIARVRGRHRMRMLIRAPRQAPLQAAISDWLAGVRLPTNLRLSVDIDPQSFL